In the genome of Xenopus laevis strain J_2021 chromosome 1S, Xenopus_laevis_v10.1, whole genome shotgun sequence, one region contains:
- the hs3st1.S gene encoding uncharacterized protein LOC399064 precursor (The RefSeq protein has 2 substitutions compared to this genomic sequence), producing MASFLLGICLLFIEPRLVPSMPTSNTKNYTSSHLSNEEQSKKATVEGTLRYVVHLNGTSQYLPHTIIIGVRKGGTRALLEMLSLHSDIAAAENEIHFFDWEKQYQHGVKWYLGQMPFSYPHQLTVEKTPAYFTSLEVPKRIHRMNSTIKLLLILRDPIERVLSDYTQVFYNHKQKNKSYPPAEELLLKNNELNTDYKAINRSLYEHYMEHWLKYFPLENIHIVDGDLLIRDPFPEMQKVERFLNLSPQINASNFYFNKTKGFYCLRDGGRDRCLHESKGRAHPQISTFLLGKLRDYFYKPNKKFFELVGRTFDWL from the coding sequence ATGGCTTCATTCCTTTTAGGAATTTGTTTACTCTTCATAGAACCACGACTGGTGCCTTCCATGCCAACCTCAAATACAAAGAACTACACCTCCTCCCATCTATCAAATGAAGAGCAGAGTAAGAAGGCAACGGTTGAAGGAACCTTACGCTATGTTGTCCATCTGAATGGTACCAGCCAGTATTTACCCCACACTATCATTATTGGAGTTCGGAAGGGGGGGACAAGAGCTTTGCTTGAAATGCTAAGTCTCCATTCTGATATTGCTGCAGCTGAAAATGAAATTCATTTCTTTGATTGGGAAAAACAATACCAGCACGGTGTGAAGTGGTATCTTGGCCAAATGCCCTTCTCCTACCCTCATCAGCTTACCGTGGAGAAAACACCAGCCTACTTTACATCTCTGGAAGTTCCAGAAAGAATCCATAGAATGAACAGTACTATTAAACTCCTGCTCATTTTAAGGGATCCTATTGAAAGAGTATTATCTGACTACACACAAGTCTTCTATAACCATAAACAGAAGAATAAGTCCTATCCACCAGCGGAGGAGCTTCTTCTCAAGAACAATGAGCTTAACACGGACTACAAAGCCATAAACAGGAGCTTGTATGAGCATTACATGGAACACTGGCTAAAATATTTCCCTCTCGAGAATATCCATATCGTTGATGGGGACCTCCTGATCAGGGATCCTTTTCCTGAAATGCAGAAGGTGGAACGGTTCCTAAACCTCTCGCCTCAGATTAATGCCTCAAACTTTTACTTTAATAAGACAAAGGGTTTCTACTGTTTGAGAGACGGTGGCAGAGATCGGTGTTTACATGAGTCCAAAGGCAGAGCCCACCCCCAAATAAGCACTTTCCTACTGGGCAAATTGCGGGACTATTTTTATGAGCCCAATAAAAAGTTCTTTGAACTTGTTGGAAGGACATTTGACTGGCTGTGA